In the Clostridium gelidum genome, CTCAAATAAATTATGTATTAACAACTAGGTTTACGTACGAAAGAGGATACTTAATTGAAAGCAAAAGAGGTGGAGGAGGACATATAGCCATTAAGCAATTAGAATATGATAGTTCTAATAAAAGAGAAGAATTAATAAATCAAAGTATAGGAGATTCAATGACATATCATAATGCAAATGCTTTACTAAAGGATTTATTAGAGTCTGGAGTTATTCAATTAAGAGAATGTGAAATAATGAAAATAGCAATAAATGATAGAAGTTTAGTTAGAGTAGATAATAAGAATAAAGTAAGAGCTGATATTTTAAAGGCAATGATTATGATAATTTTATCTTAAAGGTGGGGGATATATTATGTTATGTGAAAAATGTAAAAAAAATGAGGCAAAAGTAAATTTAATTACAGTAGTAAATGGAGAAAAACATGAAATTTGGTTATGTGAAAATTGTGCAAAAGATATATCCAGTATTCCATTTTTTAGTTCAATTGCTCAAAGTGCAAACTTTCCATTTCAAGGTATGCTTACAGAAATATTATCTAATGCAGATAGTAATAAAGTTAATATAGATAATAATAAAATAAAAGAAATTGTTTGTTCAAATTGTGGATTAACTTATGACGAATTTAAAAAAACTGGTAAATTAGGATGTTCTGATTGTTATGAAGAATTTAAAGTTGTACTTGATCCTAGAATAAAAAGCTTACAAGCAGGAGTAAAACATGTAGGTAAAATGCCCAAAATGAAAGGAAAAGAATTGATTCGAAGACGAAGACTCAAAGACTTAAAAGAAGAAATGCAAAAGTTAATAGTAACTGAAGAATATGAAAGAGCAGCAATTGCAAGAGATGAGATTAAAAAATTAGAACTTTATATATTAAAGAGCAATGTTAAAGAAAAGGCAAGTATAGGGGAGGAAAATTACGATGGACAGCTTGATTCATAAAGATAGAGAAAAAGGTATAGTATTAAGTAGTAAGATATTATTAGCTAGAAATTTTAGTAATGTACCGTTTCCTAATAAATTAAATTATATAAAAGGTAGAGATAATGGTAAAAAAGTATATAGTGTACTTAAAAATGAATTAATTGATGAACAACTTACATTATATGAGATTTGGAATACAAATGAAGAATTTGGTAAACAATATTTAGAAAAAGATTTAATAACTGAAGAACTTATAAAAAATTCTGATAAAGGGTCATTTATCTTAAATAAAGAAGAAACTCTTAGCATTATGATAAATGAAAAGGATCATGTAAGGCTTCAATATATGAGCGAAGGATTAAATTTAGAAGAAGCATTTCAGAAAGCAACAAGTATTGATGATAAAATAGAAAAAAACTTTGATTATGCATTTGATGAAAATTTAGGGTATCTAACAGCATCACCAGAAAATATTGGAACTGGTATGAAAGCATCAGTAATAATACATTTACCAGCACTAACCATGAGTGAAGAGATTAAAAGCATTTCAAAGAATCTTAGTAAAATTGGGATGAGCATAAAAGGAGTGTATTTAGATGGTACGAATGTTTATGGGAATTTATATAGAATAACGAATAAGATATCATTGGGGTTAACAGAAGAGGATATTATAATCAAATTAAAAGAGGCAGTTTTGAATATAATAGTAGAAGAAAACAAATTTAGAGAAATATTACTTAGCAAGTGTAAAAATGAATTAGATGATAAGGTATATAGAGCCTATGGCATATTAAAATGTGCAATTCTTCTAGATTCTAAGGAAACTATTGAATTGTTGTCAAATGTTAGATTAGGGGCAGAACTTTCACTTATAGACATTGATAAAAATAAGTTGGATAAATTACTTATACTTACAAGCAATTCATCAATTCAAAACTATTTAGGGAGATATTTAGATGAGAAAGAAATTAAGTATGAAAGAGCAAAAATTGTAAAGAAAATATTGAATTGAAGAGAAGATAGGAGGTTTGAAGAATATGGAATATAATAAATTAACAGAAAGGGCACAAGTAGTAATTTTAGAAGCTGAAAATGAATCTGAAAAGTTTAAGCATGGATATGTTGGAACAGAGCATATGTTATTGGGTATTTTAAAAGAGGATGGATATTCAGCTGAATTATTAAAAAAACATGGAGTTGCCAGTGAAAATATTATAACAATGATACAACGGTATCTAGGATATGGTGATACCAAGAAGTCAGATGATAATATATTATTAACACCTAGAACTAAGAGATTAGTTGATGAAAGTTTTGCAGCAGCTAAAAAGTTAAACCATAAATATGTTAGTCCAGAACATATTCTGCTAGCGTTACTTAATCAAGAAGAAGGAATGGCATATACTATTTTAAAGAGCTTAAACCTTAACTTTACTAGTGTAAGTGAAGAATTACTTTTGTTTTTATCAGGAATTTATGAAGATAAGGTTAGTGATGGTAAAACAATAGAAAATAGTAAAAAACAAAGTACTCCTATGCTTGATAAATACGGTAAAGACTTAACAGCCTTATCTAAGGAACAAGGATTAGATCCTGTAATAGGAAGAGATGCAGAGACTCAAAGGTTACTAGAAATTCTTTGCAGAAGAACTAAAAATAATCCATGTTTAATTGGTGAACCTGGAGTTGGTAAAACAGCAGTAGTTGAGGGATTAGCCCAAAGAATAGTTGAAGGAAATATTCCAGAGATACTTAAAAACAAAAGGGTTATTTCTTTAGATTTAACATCTATGGTTGCAGGTGCGAAATATAGAGGGGAATTTGAAGAGAGACTTAAAAAAACCATGGAGGAAATTGTTAAAGATAAAAATATTATTATATTTATTGATGAAATCCATACGATAATTGGAGCTGGTGGAGCAGAAGGTGCTATTGATGCGTCGAATATATTAAAGCCATCTTTAGCTAGAGGCGAAATTCAATGTATTGGAGCAACAACTATTGATGAATATAGAAAATATATTGAGAAAGATTCTGCATTAGAGAGAAGATTTCAACCTATAACAGTAGGAGAGCCTTCAAAAGATGAAACTTTAGCAATTTTAAAAGGTTTAAGAGATAGATACGAAGCACATCATAGAGTTGAAATTACAGATGAGGCATTAGAAGCAGCAGTAAATTTATCAGACAGATATATAACAGATAGATTTATGCCAGATAAAGCCATTGATTTAATAGATGAAGGGGCTGCTAAAGTAAGAATACAGAACTTAACAACACCACCAGATTTAAAAGATTTAGAAGGAAAAATTGAAAATATAGATAAAGAAAAGGAAGAATCTATAAGAGTTCAAGATTTTGAAAGAGCTGCAAATCTAAGAGATAAAGAAAAATCACTTAAGGATCAATTAAAAAATATGAAAGAAAATTGGAATACTCAAAATTCAATTAAGCCGTTGATTGTGGATGCAGAAAAAATAGCTAGTGTAGTATCATCATGGACAAAGATTCCAATAGAAAAATTAACTGAATCAGAAAGTGAAAGATTATTAGATTTAGAAAGCATATTGCATAAAAGAGTTGTTGGACAGAATGAGGCTGTAAAATCTATAGCTAGAGCTGTAAGAAGGGCAAGAGTTGGAATTAAAGATCCTAATAGACCAATTGGAAGTTTTATATTTTTAGGACCAACTGGAGTTGGAAAGACTGAACTTTCGAAGGCTCTTGCAGAAGCAATGTTTGGTGATGAGAATAGTATTATAAGAGTTGATATGTCTGAGTATATGGAAAGTCATTCTGTATCTAAATTGATAGGTTCTCCACCAGGATATGTAGGACATGATGATGGTGGGCAACTTACAGAAGCTGTTAGAAGAAAACCATATTCAATAATTCTTTTAGATGAGATTGAGAAAGCTCACACGGACATATTTAATGTACTGCTTCAGATTATGGAAGATGGAAGACTTACAGATGGCAAGGGAAAGTTAGTTAATTTTAAAAATACAATAATTATAATGACTTCAAATGTTGGGGCTCATCAAATCAAAAAACAAAAGAACATAGGATTTAATAATAATAGTAATAATGATGAAACTGAATATGAAAAGATGAAGGAAAGTATATTAGAAGAATTAAAACAAAAGTTCAAACCAGAATTTTTAAATAGAATTGATGATACAATAGTATTCCATAAACTGGATGATGAAGATTTAGATAAAATAATGGATTTGATGCTTGCATCTATAAGAAAAAGACTTGAGGGTAGAGAAATCTATCTGAGTTTTGAAGATGACAGTAAAAGGTTTTTGTTAAATAAAGGAATTGATCGTGATTATGGAGCAAGACCGCTAAGAAGGCTTATTGTAAAAGAAGTAGAAGATAGATTAAGTGAAGAAATTTTACAAGGAAATATAAAAATTGGAGACAAGGTAAAAGTTAATGAATTAGAAAATAAGCTTGTTTTTAGTAAGTTAGTTAAAGAATAATATTAAAAACATAAAAATTAAGGGGTGAAGTTTCGCCTCTTAATTATTTGCTTAAAGCATTAAGTAAATAATTATGTTGAAAGAATTAATATGTTATAATCAAATTAATATTTTTTTGCAATAGAATTCTATAAATAGATAGGATATATATATTTTGATTAATTAGAGAGATCTTAAATAGTTATTAAAAAATAAAGGGAGACATTTATGAAAAAGAAAACATTATATAGGTGCTCAGGCTGTGGCTTTGAAAGTATAAAGTGGCTTGGAAAATGTCCAACATGCAATAGTTGGAATACATTGGAGGAAGTGGTTGTAGAATTAAAAAGTATGCAAACAAGAGTAAGGCAAGCTTCTAAAAAGCCAATAAAAAAACTATTAGATGTGGTTTCTAATAAAAGTGATAGAATAGTTACAGGAATAAATGAATTTGACAGAGTGATGGGCGGAGGAATTGTAAAAGATTCAATTTCAATTATAACTGCTAGGCCAGGTGCCGGAAAATCAACATTACTTCTTCAAATATCAGATGCTATAGCACAAAAAGGGTATAAAGTAATTTATGCATCTGGAGAAGAAAGTGATAGTCAAATAAAAAATAGGGCAGATAGGATTCTTGATAAAATTCATGAAAACATATGGGTAGTACAAGAAACAAGTCTTGATAATGTTTTAGATGCGGTAGAAGAAGTAGATCCTGATATGCTAATTGTAGATAGTATTCAAACATTTACGATGGAAGCTTCATTACCAGCAAGGGCAGGTTCTCCAACACAAACTATGGAATGTGCAAATGCGCTACTTCAAATAGCTAAAACTGAAAAGAGGCCAAGGGCAGTTATTGTAGTAGGACAAATGACTAAAAATGATGAACTTGCGGGATTACGGGCATTAGAACATTTAGTTGATACAGTTCTTATAATAGAAGATGACAATGATGAAGAATTGCGTGTGCTTGTAAGTTCTAAAAATAGATTTGGTAGCATTGAAAATGGATTTTTTCAAATGTGTGAAAAGGGTGTTCTCTCAATAGATAATCCATCAGAATTTTTTATGACAAAGCGTGAAGAAGGTGAAATAGTTTCTGGAAGTGCATTGACTGTAATTAAAGAAGGAACGCGAGCTATTATAACGGAGATAGAGAGTTTAGTGTCTAAAAGCTTTACTCCATATCCGACACGTATAGGAGAAACCTTAGGGAAAGACAAATTAAATACATTAATATCTATATTAGAACAACGTGGTGGTATTAATCTATATGATAAAAATGTAATTATTAAAACTACTGGTGGTATAAAGATAAGAGAACAAGGAATCAACTTAGCTGTAATAATGAGCATAGTATCATCTGTAAAGCAACAAGGTATAGAATCTAATATTGCATTCATAGCAGATGTAGGATTGACTGGTGAGCTTAAGAAAGTACCATCATTAGAGAGTAGGGTTAAAGAGCTTGAGAGGATGGGATTTAAAAAGGTTTATGTTCCAAAAGATTCATTTATAAGGGAAAGTAGTTTTAAAAAAATTCAAGTAATTGAATTAAAGACATTAATGAATGTAATAAGCCATGTATACAATCACTAAAATGGTAATTAAAATACAAAATGTATATTGCATTTTAATTTGAGAAATGTTATTGAGAGATCATAGTTATTATAGTATTATAGTTTTAGAGGCTAAATTTTAATAACTAGTTCAATGACAATATAATTAATAGGTGTAATTAATTATATGGTAGTACATAATAATAAATATAAAGAAATTACAAATAATATTTTAAGGGAAAATGGGTGAGTGTATGAGAATAGAAAAGGGAATAGGAATAAAAAATGTCTTGAAAATAATGTGCCCAGGCACTCAACTAAGGGAAGGTCTTGAAAATATACTAAGAGCTAAGACCGGTGGACTAGTAGTAATTGGGGATGACGAAGAAGTTATGAAACTAGTTGATGGTGGTTTTTATATTAATTCAGAGTATACCCCATCATATGCATATGAATTAGCTAAGATGGATGGTGCTATAGTAATAACTGGAGATTTAAAGAGAATTGTTTGTGCAAATGCGCAGTTAATACCAGATTCATCTATTCCAACTTATGAAACAGGAACTAGGCATAGAACAGCACACAGGGTAGCTAAACAAACTAATAAGGTAGTCATTGCAATTTCTCAAAGAAGAAATATAATAACTATGTATAAAGGTGATATAAAATATGTATTAAGAGAAAGTAGCATAATTCTAAGTAAGGCTAATCAAGCAATTCAAACATTAGAAAAATATGTTGCAGTACTTGAACGTGTTATTAATAATTTGAATATATTAGAATTTCAAGATTTAACAACACATTTTGATGTAGTTACTGCAATCCAAAGAACTGAAATGGTAATGAGAATAGTAGAAGAAATTAATATGTATATATTAGAGCTTGGAAATGAAGGTAGATTAATATCTATGCAGCTTAATGAATTAATTAAGCATGTAGAAAGAGATGGGATATTATTAATTAGGGATTATTGTGGGGATGAATTGCAATATAATGAAGTCTATGAACATATACAAAAGCTAAATTCATCAGAATTATCAGATTTAGATGCAATTTCAAGAGCGATAGGTCATGGTGGTATCCCTCTTATGGATACATTAATATCTCCAAAAGGATATAGAGTATTAAGTAAAGTACCAAGAATACCATCCAATGTTATTGATAATCTTATAAAAGAGTTTAAAGAATTAAGTAATATAATAGATGCTGATATAGTTGATTTAGATAATGTTGAAGGCATAGGAGAAGCTAGGGCTACTGCTATTAAAGATGGATTGAAACGCATAAAGGAACAAATATCATTAAAAAAAGCAATATATTAAAAAAGAAACTGCCTTAAAATAAAGTTATTTAGAATAGAAGATAGCTCATCTATTTTTGTTTATTATAGCTACATTTTTAGTCGGTTTTTTTATTATGTATATGAAATTATTAATTAAACTTAATAATTTATTCGTTTTAGATAAACTTATTGTATGTTATAATGATAAGGTGTAGAAAAATATTAAAAATATGATTAAAATACTATAAAAGTGTAAATAATTAGAAGGAGGTGAAGCATGTGTTAAAGAAATTGATAAGGGGGATTTTTTCTATAATTGGATTAATAATAGGATATTTTATATCTGAAATATTACTTGAAATACCCCAAATTGCTAGTTTAAATTACATTTCAACTACTGTTGCTAGAATTATATTTGTTATTATTATATGTTTTATTTTTGGACTTATATTGTATATTATTTCTCCAACCATATATAAGAATATTTCTAACTTAATTGAATATGCTGAAAAAAATATGCAAAAAATGAGCATAGCAGAAATAATTTATGGAACTGTAGGTGCTGTTATTGCTTTAATTCTTATGACATTTATTGCAAAACCAATAAGCGATATGAGCAATACCATAGGACCTATTTTATTAATTCTATTAAACATAGTAGCAGCTATAATAGGTGCAGAAATAATGATTAAGAAGAAAGATGATATAACAGCTCTTCTTGTTAATATCAAAAAGCCTGCAATCAAAGAAAAGAAAGCTAAAGATGGAGTTAAAGAGGCTGTCAAAGGGATTCCAAAAATATTAGATACATCAGTTATAATTGATGGGAGAATATTTGATATTTGTGAAACTGGATTTATTGAAGGTCCATTAGTTATACCTAATTTTGTGTTAGATGAATTAAGACATATATCAGATTCGTCAGATTCTTTAAAAAGAAACAGAGGTAGAAGAGGATTAGATATATTAAATAGAATACAAAAAGAATTAGAAATAGAAACTCAAATCGTAGATGATGACTTTCCTAAAATTGCAGAAGTTGATGCAAAGTTGTTGAAGCTTGCTCAAAAGATAGATGGAAAAGTTATAACAAATGATTATAATTTAAACAAAGTAGCCGAGTTTCAAGGAGTGCCAGTATTAAATATAAATGAATTATCAAATGCAATAAAGCCTGTTGTATTACCTGGAGAAGAAATGACTATTGATATAGTAAAGGATGGTAAGGAATCAAGTCAAGGTGTGGCTTATTTAGAGGACGGAACTATGATTGTTGTAGAAGGTGGGCGAAAGTATATAGGACAAACAACAAGTGTTATAGTAACATCAGTGCTACAAACAGCAGCAGGAAGAATGATTTTTGCAAAGCCAAAAGATAATTAAAATTAAGGAGATTTTTCCATATGGTTAGTGCAATAGTATTAGCTGGAGGGAGAGGTAAAAGAATGGGCTCTGTTCAAAGCAAACAATATATTGATTTGAATGGTAAACCCATTCTTTATTACACTCTGAAACAGTTTATAGAAAATGATTTAATAGATAAAATTGTGTTAGTAATTCCAGAAGATGAAAAGGATTATTGCAAGAATGAAGTGCTGGATAAATATGGATTGATAATTGATAGCATAGTATTTGGTGGAAAAGAAAGACAGGATTCTGTATATAATGCTTTAGTTCAATTGGAAGGTTCAGATATAGTATTAATTCATGATGGGGCAAGACCCTTTGCATCACAAAGAATAATAAATGATGCTATTAAATATGCTAAGATTTATAAAGCTGCAGCACCAGGAGTAATGCCTAAAGATACTATAAAAGTTAAAGATGAAAAAAATTTTTCGGTAGATACATTAATCAGAAATAATCTTGTTGCAATTCAAACACCTCAAGCTTTCGATTTTAATATTATATATGAATGCCATAAGAAAGTTAAAGGAAGAGGAATTATTGTTACAGACGATACTATGGTGGTAGAGCTTTTTGGGAATAAGGTTTACATTTATGAAGGTGATTATACGAATATAAAAATAACAACACAAGAAGATTTGATTTTGGCAGAGTATTTAGTAAAAAAGTAGTACAATGATAATATATTGACAGGAAAAATTCAAGAAGTTATAATTAATTAAAATAAAGTTAAACTTGATTCAGGTGAGTAATCCTCATCTGGGTCTTAGTTGAACTTATAACCTCAAGGGTCACAATGTCCAGGAGCGTGTATCAGGGTTAGCTCTACTTAAAGAAGTTGCGCGTTACGGATACTAGTTAGTAGATAAAATGAAGTTTACAAAGCGATGATAAAGAATAGTAGAAGTCGATTATTAAGAGAAAAAGTCCTTAGGCTGTAAGACTTTTAAACAGACTTTGAACCAGCTTTTGAGTGTAGGTAAAAACTATCGGTTTAATACCGTTATCATTATTAGAGAACAAATTTAGGTGGTACCGCGATAAAAAGTTCGCCCTAATGCATATATTAGGCGAACTTTTTTTATTTTTTTATAAAATTACAATAAAATCAGTTTTCTTATTTTTCATCAAATTATAATCTAATTATAATATCTAAAATATGTGAATAATATCCCAAAATTTAACAATATTCTATATTAAGTTATAAATGGAGAAATAAGCTCTTTGTGAATTTGAAAAATACATTTTTAGTTAAGTTATTTAGATATAATATAAATAAAATTATAGGAGGAAATATAAAATGAAAATGTCTAATATGTTAATATCAACATTAAGAGAAGTACCAGCAGAAGCAGAAATTGACAGTCATAAACTTATGCTAAGAGCTGGAATGATAAGAAAAATGGCGGCAGGAGTATATAACTATTTGCCACTTGGATTAAAAGTTTTAAAAAAGGTAGAAGATATAGTAAGAGAAGAAATGAATGCAGCAAGTGCACAAGAATTTTTAGCTTCAGCTATTATCCCAGCAGAATTATGGCAAGAGTCAGGTAGATGGG is a window encoding:
- a CDS encoding CtsR family transcriptional regulator, whose translation is MARLSDIIEVFIKEMFNENKGNVIFIQRNELADQFRCAPSQINYVLTTRFTYERGYLIESKRGGGGHIAIKQLEYDSSNKREELINQSIGDSMTYHNANALLKDLLESGVIQLRECEIMKIAINDRSLVRVDNKNKVRADILKAMIMIILS
- a CDS encoding UvrB/UvrC motif-containing protein, with the translated sequence MLCEKCKKNEAKVNLITVVNGEKHEIWLCENCAKDISSIPFFSSIAQSANFPFQGMLTEILSNADSNKVNIDNNKIKEIVCSNCGLTYDEFKKTGKLGCSDCYEEFKVVLDPRIKSLQAGVKHVGKMPKMKGKELIRRRRLKDLKEEMQKLIVTEEYERAAIARDEIKKLELYILKSNVKEKASIGEENYDGQLDS
- a CDS encoding protein arginine kinase, which codes for MDSLIHKDREKGIVLSSKILLARNFSNVPFPNKLNYIKGRDNGKKVYSVLKNELIDEQLTLYEIWNTNEEFGKQYLEKDLITEELIKNSDKGSFILNKEETLSIMINEKDHVRLQYMSEGLNLEEAFQKATSIDDKIEKNFDYAFDENLGYLTASPENIGTGMKASVIIHLPALTMSEEIKSISKNLSKIGMSIKGVYLDGTNVYGNLYRITNKISLGLTEEDIIIKLKEAVLNIIVEENKFREILLSKCKNELDDKVYRAYGILKCAILLDSKETIELLSNVRLGAELSLIDIDKNKLDKLLILTSNSSIQNYLGRYLDEKEIKYERAKIVKKILN
- a CDS encoding ATP-dependent Clp protease ATP-binding subunit, with protein sequence MEYNKLTERAQVVILEAENESEKFKHGYVGTEHMLLGILKEDGYSAELLKKHGVASENIITMIQRYLGYGDTKKSDDNILLTPRTKRLVDESFAAAKKLNHKYVSPEHILLALLNQEEGMAYTILKSLNLNFTSVSEELLLFLSGIYEDKVSDGKTIENSKKQSTPMLDKYGKDLTALSKEQGLDPVIGRDAETQRLLEILCRRTKNNPCLIGEPGVGKTAVVEGLAQRIVEGNIPEILKNKRVISLDLTSMVAGAKYRGEFEERLKKTMEEIVKDKNIIIFIDEIHTIIGAGGAEGAIDASNILKPSLARGEIQCIGATTIDEYRKYIEKDSALERRFQPITVGEPSKDETLAILKGLRDRYEAHHRVEITDEALEAAVNLSDRYITDRFMPDKAIDLIDEGAAKVRIQNLTTPPDLKDLEGKIENIDKEKEESIRVQDFERAANLRDKEKSLKDQLKNMKENWNTQNSIKPLIVDAEKIASVVSSWTKIPIEKLTESESERLLDLESILHKRVVGQNEAVKSIARAVRRARVGIKDPNRPIGSFIFLGPTGVGKTELSKALAEAMFGDENSIIRVDMSEYMESHSVSKLIGSPPGYVGHDDGGQLTEAVRRKPYSIILLDEIEKAHTDIFNVLLQIMEDGRLTDGKGKLVNFKNTIIIMTSNVGAHQIKKQKNIGFNNNSNNDETEYEKMKESILEELKQKFKPEFLNRIDDTIVFHKLDDEDLDKIMDLMLASIRKRLEGREIYLSFEDDSKRFLLNKGIDRDYGARPLRRLIVKEVEDRLSEEILQGNIKIGDKVKVNELENKLVFSKLVKE
- the radA gene encoding DNA repair protein RadA, with the translated sequence MKKKTLYRCSGCGFESIKWLGKCPTCNSWNTLEEVVVELKSMQTRVRQASKKPIKKLLDVVSNKSDRIVTGINEFDRVMGGGIVKDSISIITARPGAGKSTLLLQISDAIAQKGYKVIYASGEESDSQIKNRADRILDKIHENIWVVQETSLDNVLDAVEEVDPDMLIVDSIQTFTMEASLPARAGSPTQTMECANALLQIAKTEKRPRAVIVVGQMTKNDELAGLRALEHLVDTVLIIEDDNDEELRVLVSSKNRFGSIENGFFQMCEKGVLSIDNPSEFFMTKREEGEIVSGSALTVIKEGTRAIITEIESLVSKSFTPYPTRIGETLGKDKLNTLISILEQRGGINLYDKNVIIKTTGGIKIREQGINLAVIMSIVSSVKQQGIESNIAFIADVGLTGELKKVPSLESRVKELERMGFKKVYVPKDSFIRESSFKKIQVIELKTLMNVISHVYNH
- the disA gene encoding DNA integrity scanning diadenylate cyclase DisA, which produces MRIEKGIGIKNVLKIMCPGTQLREGLENILRAKTGGLVVIGDDEEVMKLVDGGFYINSEYTPSYAYELAKMDGAIVITGDLKRIVCANAQLIPDSSIPTYETGTRHRTAHRVAKQTNKVVIAISQRRNIITMYKGDIKYVLRESSIILSKANQAIQTLEKYVAVLERVINNLNILEFQDLTTHFDVVTAIQRTEMVMRIVEEINMYILELGNEGRLISMQLNELIKHVERDGILLIRDYCGDELQYNEVYEHIQKLNSSELSDLDAISRAIGHGGIPLMDTLISPKGYRVLSKVPRIPSNVIDNLIKEFKELSNIIDADIVDLDNVEGIGEARATAIKDGLKRIKEQISLKKAIY
- a CDS encoding PIN/TRAM domain-containing protein, with translation MLKKLIRGIFSIIGLIIGYFISEILLEIPQIASLNYISTTVARIIFVIIICFIFGLILYIISPTIYKNISNLIEYAEKNMQKMSIAEIIYGTVGAVIALILMTFIAKPISDMSNTIGPILLILLNIVAAIIGAEIMIKKKDDITALLVNIKKPAIKEKKAKDGVKEAVKGIPKILDTSVIIDGRIFDICETGFIEGPLVIPNFVLDELRHISDSSDSLKRNRGRRGLDILNRIQKELEIETQIVDDDFPKIAEVDAKLLKLAQKIDGKVITNDYNLNKVAEFQGVPVLNINELSNAIKPVVLPGEEMTIDIVKDGKESSQGVAYLEDGTMIVVEGGRKYIGQTTSVIVTSVLQTAAGRMIFAKPKDN
- the ispD gene encoding 2-C-methyl-D-erythritol 4-phosphate cytidylyltransferase; translation: MVSAIVLAGGRGKRMGSVQSKQYIDLNGKPILYYTLKQFIENDLIDKIVLVIPEDEKDYCKNEVLDKYGLIIDSIVFGGKERQDSVYNALVQLEGSDIVLIHDGARPFASQRIINDAIKYAKIYKAAAPGVMPKDTIKVKDEKNFSVDTLIRNNLVAIQTPQAFDFNIIYECHKKVKGRGIIVTDDTMVVELFGNKVYIYEGDYTNIKITTQEDLILAEYLVKK